From one Erinaceus europaeus chromosome 4, mEriEur2.1, whole genome shotgun sequence genomic stretch:
- the PTP4A1 gene encoding protein tyrosine phosphatase type IVA 1 has product MARMNRPAPVEVTYKNMRFLITHNPTNATLNKFIEELKKYGVTTIVRVCEATYDTTLVEKEGIHVLDWPFDDGAPPSNQIVDDWLSLVKIKFREEPGCCIAVHCVAGLGRAPVLVALALIEGGMKYEDAVQFIRQKRRGAFNSKQLLYLEKYRPKMRLRFKDSNGHRNNCCIQ; this is encoded by the exons ATGGCTCGAATGAACCGCCCAGCTCCTGTGGAAGTTACGTACAAGAACATGAGATTTCTTATTACACACAATCCAACCAATGCAACCTTAAATAAATTTATAGAG GAACTTAAGAAATACGGAGTTACTACGATAGTAAGAGTATGTGAAGCAACTTATGACACTACTCTTGTGGAGAAAGAAGGCATTCATGTTCTT GATTGGCCTTTTGATGATGGTGCACCACCCTCTAATCAGATTGTTGATGACTGGTTAAGTCTTGTAAAAATTAAGTTTCGTGAAGAACCTGGTTGTTGTATTGCTGTTCATTGTGTTGCAGGCCTTGGGAG AGCTCCAGTGCTTGTTGCCCTGGCACTAATTGAAGGTGGAATGAAATATGAAGATGCAGTACAGTTCATAAGACA aaagcgGCGTGGAGCTTTTAACAGCAAGCAACTTTTGTATTTAGAGAAGTATCGTCCTAAAATGCGGCTGCGCTTTAAGGACTCCAATGGTCATAGAAATAACTGTTGCATTCAATAA
- the LOC132538106 gene encoding uncharacterized LOC128125822 homolog, with the protein MIKPQSSMSKHIPQFCGVLGHTFMEFLKGSGDYCQAQHDLYADK; encoded by the exons ATGATTAAGCCACAATCTTCAATGAGTAAACATATTCCT caGTTCTGTGGTGTTCTTGGTCACACATTTATGGAGTTTCTGAAGGGCAGTGGAGATTACTGCCAGGCACAGCACGACCTCTATGCAGACAAGTGA